A single genomic interval of Nonomuraea rubra harbors:
- a CDS encoding PepSY domain-containing protein — MNKTIIGALVGASVLAGGCGTVVREVERLAVQSSPTIGTATATTAPPGSPTGSPGAGDLKQAAQAALGAVPGSTLVSIETEENGRLWEVQVVGEDGTEHQLDVESGKVVSGPTTEQEDNADKAKHRARVSAAELDYAQAADKIAAAVPEGRITELNLDTEQGKTVWEADVIGADGTKHEVAVDAATGSVTRNNSATT; from the coding sequence ATGAACAAGACGATCATTGGGGCCCTGGTCGGTGCGTCGGTGCTGGCGGGAGGCTGCGGCACCGTGGTGCGCGAGGTGGAGCGGCTGGCCGTCCAGTCCTCGCCGACCATCGGCACCGCGACGGCCACCACCGCTCCGCCGGGGAGCCCCACGGGCTCCCCCGGCGCGGGTGACCTCAAGCAGGCCGCCCAGGCGGCGCTGGGCGCGGTGCCGGGCTCCACCCTCGTCTCCATCGAGACCGAGGAGAACGGCCGGCTCTGGGAGGTGCAGGTCGTCGGCGAGGACGGGACCGAGCACCAGCTCGACGTGGAATCCGGCAAGGTCGTCAGCGGCCCCACCACCGAGCAGGAGGACAACGCCGACAAGGCCAAGCACCGGGCGCGGGTGTCGGCGGCCGAGCTCGACTACGCGCAGGCGGCCGACAAGATCGCGGCGGCGGTGCCCGAGGGGCGGATCACGGAGCTGAACCTGGACACGGAGCAGGGCAAGACCGTGTGGGAGGCGGACGTGATCGGGGCGGACGGGACGAAGCACGAGGTGGCGGTGGACGCCGCCACGGGCTCGGTCACCAGGAACAACAGCGCCACGACGTGA
- the uvrB gene encoding excinuclease ABC subunit UvrB: MRPVTDLQRKVAPFEVVTEMTPSGDQPTAIAELERRVKAGEKDSVLLGATGTGKTATIAWLIERLQRPALVMQPNKTLAAQFANELREMLPNNAVEYFVSYYDYYQPEAYVPQSDTYIEKDSSINDEVERLRHSATNSLLTRRDTIVVASVSCIYGLGTPQEYVDRMTRLRVGMETDRDQLLRRLVDMQYTRNDLAFTRGTFRVRGDTIEIIPKYEELAVRIEMFGDEIEKLSTMHPLTGEVITEDEELYIFPASHYVAGEQRMAAAVAGIEAELADRLAELERQGKLLEAQRLRMRTTYDIEMMRQVGTCSGIENYSRHMDAREAGSAPNTLLDYFPEDFVLVLDESHQTVPQIGAMYEGDASRKRTLVEHGFRLPSALDNRPLKWEEFLERIGQTVYLSATPGPYELGRVKGDVVEQVIRPTGLVDPEIVVKPTKGQIDDLVHEIRERAERDERVLVTTLTKKMSEDLTDYLLELGIRVRYLHSEVDTLRRIELLRELRIGEFDVLVGINLLREGLDLPEVSLVSILDADKEGFLRSETSLIQTIGRAARNVSGQVHMYADKITPSMERAIDETNRRRAKQIAYNEANGIDPQPLRKKIADILDSLSREDADTQQLMGGGRQQSRGKAPVPGFAARQAGQHAKAIAGEMPRAQMESLIESLTEQMHQSAADLQFEVAARLRDEIKELKRELRDMREAGVQ; this comes from the coding sequence GGCCGGGGAGAAGGACAGCGTCCTGCTGGGCGCCACGGGCACCGGCAAGACGGCCACGATCGCCTGGCTGATCGAGCGCCTGCAGCGGCCCGCCCTGGTCATGCAGCCCAACAAGACGCTCGCCGCGCAGTTCGCCAACGAGCTGCGCGAGATGCTGCCCAACAACGCGGTCGAGTACTTCGTCTCGTACTACGACTACTACCAGCCCGAGGCGTACGTCCCGCAGAGCGACACCTACATCGAGAAGGACTCCTCGATCAACGACGAGGTCGAGCGGCTGCGCCACTCGGCCACCAACTCGCTGCTCACCCGCCGCGACACGATCGTGGTCGCCTCGGTGTCGTGCATCTACGGCCTGGGCACGCCGCAGGAGTACGTCGACCGCATGACCCGGCTGCGCGTCGGCATGGAGACCGACCGCGACCAGCTCCTGCGCCGCCTCGTCGACATGCAGTACACCCGCAACGACCTGGCCTTCACCAGGGGCACGTTCCGGGTGCGCGGCGACACGATCGAGATCATCCCGAAGTACGAGGAGCTCGCCGTCCGCATCGAGATGTTCGGCGACGAGATCGAGAAGCTGTCCACCATGCACCCGCTCACCGGCGAGGTCATCACCGAGGACGAGGAGCTCTACATCTTCCCCGCCTCCCACTACGTCGCCGGCGAGCAGCGCATGGCCGCCGCCGTGGCCGGCATCGAGGCGGAGCTGGCCGATCGGCTGGCGGAGCTGGAGCGGCAGGGCAAGCTGCTGGAGGCGCAGCGGCTGCGCATGCGCACGACGTACGACATCGAGATGATGCGCCAGGTCGGCACCTGCTCCGGCATCGAGAACTACTCGCGCCACATGGACGCCCGCGAGGCCGGCAGCGCGCCCAACACGCTGCTCGACTACTTCCCCGAGGACTTCGTGCTGGTCCTCGACGAGTCGCACCAGACCGTGCCGCAGATCGGCGCCATGTACGAGGGCGACGCCTCCCGCAAGCGCACGCTGGTGGAGCACGGCTTCCGGCTGCCGTCGGCGCTCGACAACCGGCCGCTGAAGTGGGAGGAGTTCCTGGAGCGCATCGGCCAGACGGTCTACCTGTCGGCCACGCCGGGGCCGTACGAGCTGGGGCGGGTCAAGGGCGACGTGGTGGAGCAGGTCATCCGCCCGACCGGCCTGGTCGACCCCGAGATCGTCGTCAAGCCCACCAAGGGCCAGATCGACGACCTGGTGCACGAGATCCGCGAGCGGGCCGAGCGCGACGAGCGCGTCCTGGTCACCACGCTGACCAAGAAGATGTCGGAAGACCTCACCGACTACCTCCTGGAGCTCGGCATCCGGGTCCGCTACCTGCACAGCGAGGTCGACACGCTGCGCCGCATCGAGCTGCTGCGGGAGCTGCGCATCGGCGAGTTCGACGTGCTCGTCGGCATCAACCTGCTGCGCGAGGGCCTCGACCTGCCCGAGGTGTCGCTGGTGTCCATCCTCGACGCCGACAAGGAGGGCTTCCTGCGCTCGGAGACGTCGCTGATCCAGACCATCGGCCGCGCCGCCCGTAACGTCTCGGGCCAGGTGCACATGTACGCCGACAAGATCACCCCGTCGATGGAGCGGGCCATCGACGAGACCAACCGGCGCCGCGCCAAGCAGATCGCCTACAACGAGGCCAACGGCATCGACCCGCAGCCGCTGCGCAAGAAGATCGCCGACATCCTCGACTCGCTGTCCCGCGAGGACGCCGACACCCAGCAGCTCATGGGCGGCGGCCGGCAGCAGTCGCGCGGCAAGGCCCCCGTGCCCGGGTTCGCCGCCCGGCAGGCCGGCCAGCACGCCAAGGCCATCGCCGGCGAGATGCCGCGGGCCCAGATGGAGTCGCTCATCGAGTCGCTGACCGAGCAGATGCACCAGTCGGCGGCCGACCTCCAGTTCGAGGTGGCGGCCCGGCTGCGCGACGAGATCAAGGAGCTCAAGCGCGAGCTGCGCGACATGCGCGAGGCGGGGGTTCAATAG
- a CDS encoding alpha/beta fold hydrolase translates to MHDAIVHSSGARMRWVELPGEEPARVYVHGLGATSAPYYAEVAAHPLLPRHRSLLIDLLGFGISDRPREFSYTLEAHAGTLAEGLRKAGVTGASVIAHSMGGAVATVLAARHPELVARLILVDANLDPYPPAPVRPGGTGIAAFGEEEFVAGGWKEVRDRVGPHWWSTMRLADLRGLHRTAVSLARGTSPTVRELLAGLPIPRAFLHPEGDEPRGAAELREAGVRVLEIPESGHNIMLDNPQAFARTLAALLSPGP, encoded by the coding sequence ATGCACGATGCCATCGTTCACTCCAGCGGCGCCCGGATGCGCTGGGTGGAGCTGCCCGGCGAGGAGCCGGCGCGGGTCTACGTCCACGGTCTCGGCGCCACCTCGGCCCCCTACTACGCGGAGGTGGCGGCGCATCCCCTGCTGCCCCGGCACCGGTCCCTCCTGATCGACCTGCTCGGGTTCGGCATCAGCGACCGGCCGCGGGAGTTCTCGTACACGCTGGAGGCCCACGCCGGCACCCTGGCGGAGGGGCTGCGCAAGGCCGGGGTGACGGGGGCGTCGGTGATCGCGCACAGCATGGGCGGGGCGGTGGCCACGGTCCTGGCAGCGCGCCATCCCGAGCTGGTCGCGCGCCTGATCCTGGTGGACGCCAACCTCGATCCCTATCCCCCGGCGCCGGTGCGGCCAGGTGGCACCGGCATCGCGGCCTTCGGCGAGGAGGAGTTCGTGGCGGGCGGCTGGAAGGAGGTGCGGGACCGGGTGGGGCCGCACTGGTGGTCCACGATGCGCCTGGCCGACCTGCGCGGCCTGCACCGCACCGCCGTCAGCCTGGCCAGGGGGACGTCGCCCACCGTTCGCGAGCTGCTGGCCGGGCTGCCGATCCCCCGGGCCTTCCTGCACCCGGAGGGCGACGAGCCGCGCGGGGCCGCGGAGCTGCGGGAGGCGGGCGTGCGGGTGCTGGAGATTCCCGAGTCGGGGCACAACATCATGCTCGACAACCCGCAGGCCTTCGCCCGCACGCTCGCGGCCCTGCTTTCCCCGGGCCCCTAG